A window of Pirellula sp. SH-Sr6A contains these coding sequences:
- the larE gene encoding ATP-dependent sacrificial sulfur transferase LarE yields the protein MNEAELHADADALARRLISHVGSWSDAVVAFSGGVDSAVVAAACYRALGARAVAITGIGPAVSTSELADARSVAAQIGIRHVELPTEEIEDPQYVRNDARRCFHCKKNLYGVLRDWAWRSGFTTIASGTNREDLGDYRPGLQAAAQFEVRSPLADLGIGKDQVRGIAIHWGLPIASKPASPCLASRIAYGESVTLERLGRVENAESFLRSHGFSDVRARIHADDLLRLEIHREDWARLLDPNTSRQIGDFMESLGFRFVTMDLMSRQSGSLNRVLPILRGVDSTT from the coding sequence ATGAACGAAGCGGAGCTCCATGCCGATGCCGATGCGTTGGCACGACGACTCATCTCTCATGTTGGTTCTTGGAGCGACGCTGTCGTTGCCTTTTCCGGCGGCGTGGATAGCGCGGTGGTCGCGGCCGCTTGCTACCGCGCGCTCGGTGCTCGCGCCGTCGCCATCACGGGAATCGGACCTGCCGTTTCCACGTCGGAACTCGCCGATGCGAGATCGGTCGCAGCCCAGATAGGGATTCGGCATGTGGAGCTTCCGACCGAAGAAATCGAGGATCCGCAATATGTTCGCAATGACGCGCGGCGCTGCTTCCATTGCAAAAAGAACTTGTACGGCGTGCTGAGGGATTGGGCTTGGAGATCCGGTTTCACCACGATCGCTTCCGGCACCAATCGAGAGGACTTGGGTGACTATCGCCCCGGCCTACAAGCCGCAGCGCAATTCGAGGTTCGATCGCCATTGGCGGATCTGGGAATTGGAAAAGATCAAGTCCGAGGGATCGCGATCCATTGGGGGCTCCCTATAGCTTCCAAGCCCGCATCCCCCTGTTTGGCAAGTCGCATCGCCTACGGCGAATCGGTAACGCTCGAACGTTTGGGACGCGTTGAAAACGCCGAGTCTTTTTTGCGGTCCCATGGATTCAGCGATGTCCGAGCACGTATCCATGCGGACGATCTGTTGAGACTGGAGATCCATCGAGAGGATTGGGCTCGCCTCCTAGATCCCAATACCAGTCGACAAATTGGCGACTTTATGGAGTCGTTAGGATTTCGTTTTGTGACAATGGACCTGATGTCTCGCCAGAGCGGCTCTCTGAATCGTGTTCTTCCGATTTTGAGGGGTGTTGACTCCACCACGTAG
- a CDS encoding DUF1559 domain-containing protein, which yields MVRTRQSKSGFTLVELLVVIAIIGILVGLLLPAVQAAREAARRMQCTNNMRQLGLAVSNYESAYRRLPSGWVDFRQTTLPGWSWGTALFPFMEQNNLHSQIDFASPILAPQNEPFLRQSLPTFICPSDPGSNLFQIAGEPLNSENVDDGPKLFEIAKSNYIGVFGSLEIEDAPYHGDGTFFGNSAIRFRDLSDGLSNTFIVGERTNRLGGSIWHGVIEEVAEAPVRILGSTDHTPNSPAGHFDDFSSRHTGGANFVLGDCSTHFISQNIDLSIYQALSTRNGGEVNHQLDP from the coding sequence ATGGTTCGCACAAGACAATCAAAGTCGGGTTTTACGCTGGTGGAGTTGCTGGTGGTCATCGCGATCATTGGGATTTTGGTCGGGCTCCTCTTGCCTGCCGTTCAGGCGGCGCGGGAAGCGGCTCGTCGCATGCAGTGCACGAACAATATGCGACAGCTAGGGCTCGCCGTGTCGAACTACGAGTCTGCTTATCGCAGGCTTCCATCGGGTTGGGTGGATTTCCGCCAAACGACCTTGCCGGGTTGGTCCTGGGGGACGGCGCTGTTTCCATTCATGGAGCAAAACAATCTTCACTCGCAGATCGACTTTGCGAGTCCGATTTTGGCTCCTCAGAACGAACCCTTTCTCCGACAGTCCTTGCCGACGTTTATCTGCCCCTCGGACCCCGGGAGCAATTTGTTTCAGATTGCGGGGGAGCCCCTCAATTCGGAAAACGTCGACGACGGTCCCAAACTCTTTGAGATTGCGAAGTCCAATTACATCGGGGTTTTCGGATCGCTCGAAATCGAAGACGCTCCATACCATGGAGATGGAACCTTTTTTGGGAACTCGGCGATTCGTTTTCGAGATCTTTCTGATGGATTGTCGAACACGTTCATTGTTGGGGAGCGAACCAATCGGTTGGGAGGTTCGATTTGGCACGGCGTTATCGAGGAGGTGGCCGAGGCTCCGGTTCGGATTCTCGGCAGCACCGATCACACGCCCAACAGCCCAGCGGGGCACTTCGACGATTTCTCGAGCCGACACACGGGAGGCGCGAACTTCGTGCTGGGGGATTGCTCGACCCACTTCATTTCGCAGAACATCGATCTTTCGATCTATCAAGCGTTGTCGACCCGAAATGGTGGTGAAGTGAATCATCAACTGGATCCTTGA
- a CDS encoding ATP-grasp domain-containing protein: protein MQLAVLEFLSGGGLAGTSSESPSDPELQSLFQEGLGMLRCLLEDLALCGHRVSTVIDSRAVAASELVVLRSIAEVTLVDASSRSEASFSMQWLEAARKADRVLVIAPEIGGELERITQFMERERIPLRGATGMFLVHGADKLAMAASLPSVAHHPKTWTVADWVAEWRENRHDLECISDDGWVCKDRWGAGCSEMKWFPSAGSLLDWLEGPQAGSHFRTESGVESVDRWIVQPWRSGTPASLSLIADGESPPRLVGCMGQTIERRESVQYSGGFGPIEEDRFESLQSWARAVLAPYEGVRGWIGLDMIIPPHRENVAFGTASHRSGHFPKEFLDSAPWSLIEINPRLTTSYVGWREIYGPSLAEGVFGISTGWPSCKRTEKQVTFPIPNLKG from the coding sequence GTGCAACTAGCTGTTCTTGAATTTCTATCGGGTGGAGGTCTTGCAGGGACCTCGTCCGAATCCCCTTCTGACCCGGAGCTTCAAAGCCTTTTTCAGGAAGGGCTCGGGATGCTTCGGTGTTTGCTGGAAGATCTGGCCCTTTGCGGGCATCGCGTCTCGACGGTGATCGATTCCAGAGCTGTTGCCGCGAGCGAGCTCGTCGTTCTCAGATCCATCGCAGAAGTCACTTTGGTGGATGCATCATCGAGATCCGAGGCTAGTTTTTCTATGCAGTGGTTGGAAGCCGCGCGAAAAGCAGATCGCGTGCTTGTCATTGCGCCGGAAATCGGGGGAGAGCTGGAACGCATCACGCAATTCATGGAGCGCGAAAGGATCCCGCTTAGGGGCGCGACGGGCATGTTTCTCGTGCATGGCGCGGACAAGTTAGCCATGGCAGCGTCCCTACCGTCCGTGGCACACCACCCGAAGACATGGACGGTGGCCGATTGGGTTGCCGAATGGCGTGAGAATCGACACGACCTCGAATGCATTTCGGACGATGGCTGGGTATGCAAGGATCGGTGGGGGGCAGGCTGTTCGGAGATGAAGTGGTTTCCCTCTGCGGGGTCCTTGCTAGATTGGTTGGAGGGCCCGCAAGCGGGTTCTCACTTTCGAACCGAATCTGGCGTGGAGAGCGTCGATCGGTGGATTGTTCAGCCATGGCGATCGGGAACTCCTGCCAGCCTGTCGTTGATCGCTGACGGCGAGAGTCCACCTCGGTTGGTCGGCTGCATGGGGCAGACTATCGAACGCAGGGAATCGGTTCAGTATTCGGGTGGGTTTGGCCCCATCGAGGAAGATCGCTTCGAGTCGCTACAGAGTTGGGCGCGCGCCGTTCTCGCACCTTATGAAGGCGTTCGCGGTTGGATTGGGTTAGATATGATCATTCCACCGCATCGAGAGAATGTAGCGTTCGGGACCGCTTCGCATAGGTCGGGCCATTTCCCAAAGGAATTCCTCGACTCCGCCCCCTGGAGCCTTATCGAGATCAACCCTCGACTCACCACGAGCTATGTGGGGTGGAGAGAGATTTACGGTCCATCCTTGGCGGAAGGTGTTTTCGGAATTTCTACAGGGTGGCCTAGCTGCAAGCGAACCGAAAAACAGGTAACCTTTCCCATCCCCAATTTAAAAGGCTAG
- a CDS encoding bile acid:sodium symporter family protein has product MSSPPSRSKVLSPLSLILFLIVALLYAVSLVVWLSSSADDDAIRTDSNRCIAWFCAALVASAIAITYERRTRIYAFAVWVVAGVVVGVFYPDRFLLMNVPGWSEPIRGIDQISWLISLAMFGMGATLTLHDFRRVLRMPKGVATGFVLQFSVMPLLGWSVAKWLGFPPEIAAGVILTGSCPGGVSSNVVTYLARGNVALSVTMTACTTLAAPLMTPLMMFLLAGQTVPVNYWDMMRSIALTVVGPVVAGLIVNQFLTRMRWQTKALESGLAVVSIVAICWICTIIAANSHEALQSMGWLLLVGVLLHNCLGYSLGYWGARAAGLNVVDARTIAIEVGLQNGGMAANLATNVLKNANAAIAPAVFAPVMNITGSLLATWWSQHPSKSEEHDSESRSGETSGPLSQNEILTTP; this is encoded by the coding sequence TTGTCCTCTCCACCCTCTCGCTCCAAAGTCCTGTCTCCTCTTTCGCTAATCCTTTTCTTGATCGTGGCGTTGCTTTATGCCGTGAGCCTCGTCGTCTGGTTGTCATCGAGCGCCGACGACGACGCTATACGGACAGACTCGAATCGGTGCATCGCATGGTTCTGCGCTGCGTTGGTCGCTTCCGCGATTGCGATTACCTACGAACGCCGCACACGTATCTATGCTTTCGCCGTTTGGGTCGTTGCGGGGGTGGTCGTCGGAGTTTTTTATCCCGATCGATTTCTACTGATGAACGTTCCTGGCTGGAGCGAGCCCATCCGGGGAATCGATCAGATTAGCTGGTTGATCTCGCTCGCCATGTTCGGGATGGGAGCAACCTTAACGCTCCACGATTTTCGGCGCGTACTGAGAATGCCAAAGGGTGTCGCGACCGGATTCGTTTTGCAGTTTAGTGTCATGCCGCTCTTAGGTTGGTCTGTTGCAAAGTGGTTGGGGTTCCCTCCTGAAATTGCAGCCGGTGTGATCCTAACGGGGTCTTGCCCTGGAGGCGTTTCCTCGAACGTGGTCACTTATCTAGCGCGTGGGAATGTCGCGCTATCGGTTACGATGACCGCGTGCACGACCTTGGCGGCACCCTTGATGACGCCGCTCATGATGTTCTTGCTGGCAGGGCAAACAGTTCCGGTCAATTATTGGGACATGATGCGAAGTATCGCCCTGACGGTTGTTGGCCCGGTGGTGGCTGGGTTGATCGTGAATCAATTTCTTACGCGTATGCGTTGGCAAACCAAAGCGTTGGAGTCGGGGCTTGCCGTCGTTTCCATTGTCGCCATTTGTTGGATATGCACGATCATCGCCGCCAACTCCCACGAAGCACTTCAGTCGATGGGCTGGCTCTTATTGGTAGGGGTGTTGCTGCACAATTGCTTAGGTTACTCGCTCGGATATTGGGGAGCGCGCGCCGCGGGATTGAATGTCGTGGACGCGCGTACCATCGCGATCGAGGTGGGCCTCCAGAACGGTGGAATGGCAGCGAACTTGGCGACCAACGTATTGAAAAATGCGAACGCCGCTATTGCGCCGGCTGTTTTCGCACCGGTGATGAACATCACCGGTTCCCTGCTCGCTACGTGGTGGAGTCAACACCCCTCAAAATCGGAAGAACACGATTCAGAGAGCCGCTCTGGCGAGACATCAGGTCCATTGTCACAAAACGAAATCCTAACGACTCCATAA
- a CDS encoding DUF6677 family protein, with protein sequence MSSPAKTGKSETLVEADGCQIDLRNPYLAALLAFLIPGAGHFYQGRTNKAYLYAACILGLFFLGLFLGQGRVVYASWSPEDYRIQFPAQMCVGLPAFPALVQAIVQSDDEEAGSGRGRLSPARLNTIPTEPSEWKWSEFMAPPRDLNVLSQWHYEGSAGFELGTLFTAVAGLLNLLAIFDAFAGPMPLPHSPERRKKS encoded by the coding sequence ATGTCGAGTCCCGCGAAAACAGGGAAGTCGGAAACATTGGTCGAGGCGGATGGATGCCAAATCGACCTCAGGAACCCCTACTTGGCTGCGTTGTTGGCGTTCCTAATCCCCGGCGCAGGGCATTTCTATCAAGGAAGAACGAATAAGGCCTATCTCTACGCTGCCTGTATTCTGGGGCTCTTTTTTCTGGGCTTATTCTTGGGACAGGGCCGAGTGGTCTACGCTTCCTGGTCTCCCGAGGATTACCGCATTCAGTTTCCCGCTCAAATGTGTGTAGGGCTGCCGGCGTTTCCCGCTTTGGTGCAAGCCATCGTTCAATCGGATGACGAGGAAGCCGGCTCTGGCCGCGGTCGCCTTAGCCCAGCCCGCCTCAATACGATTCCAACGGAACCGTCGGAGTGGAAATGGTCAGAATTTATGGCGCCCCCACGAGACTTGAATGTCCTTTCCCAATGGCATTACGAGGGATCTGCCGGATTTGAGCTTGGTACTCTTTTCACAGCGGTTGCTGGCCTCCTGAACTTACTTGCGATTTTCGACGCGTTTGCCGGTCCTATGCCTTTACCGCATTCGCCCGAGCGCCGGAAAAAATCGTAA
- a CDS encoding aminotransferase class III-fold pyridoxal phosphate-dependent enzyme, which translates to MLTSQELLNDPRVAQAKELLLAALRDHSQKITGVRPGREEHRTEYADALTRLANARGGAPYFPYISSGLGNGPWVELGDGSVKLDFIVGIGVHGLGHSHPAMLNATIDAGLEDTIMQGNLQHDAYSLAMCERLIGLAKKFEAPLDHCLLSTSGAMANENALKIAFHSRFPATRVICMDNCFAGRSMALAQLTDRPAYRMGLPKTLDVDFIPMFHPSDPDGTTRGAMEMLQKHLARHPGEYACIWLELVAGEGGYYPGTKEYFEGLCRVCHDNNVLVIFDEVQTFTRLSQPFAFQHFGLDAYADLVTLGKITQVCATLYGDQLKPKGPILSQTFTGATASIRAGLAVLDILEEKGCFGEKGWNMERHVYFAKKLQALAERNPGKLSGPYGEGMMIAFTPGDGSAETAKTMLQRLYDLGLMGFLAGSNPNRIRFLPPPGITTHEHIDIACEIIERALSESN; encoded by the coding sequence ATGCTGACTTCACAGGAACTCCTCAACGATCCACGCGTAGCCCAAGCCAAAGAACTTCTTTTGGCAGCGCTTCGCGATCATTCGCAGAAGATCACGGGAGTTCGGCCTGGTCGCGAGGAGCACCGAACGGAATACGCCGACGCCCTGACTCGGTTGGCCAATGCTCGAGGAGGTGCTCCATATTTCCCCTACATTTCCAGCGGTCTTGGGAATGGTCCCTGGGTGGAATTGGGCGATGGGAGTGTCAAATTGGACTTCATCGTAGGAATTGGAGTCCATGGGTTGGGCCACAGCCATCCTGCGATGTTGAACGCTACGATCGATGCCGGCCTGGAAGATACTATCATGCAGGGAAACCTGCAGCACGACGCGTACTCTTTGGCAATGTGTGAACGACTGATCGGATTGGCGAAAAAGTTTGAAGCGCCGCTCGATCATTGTTTGCTCAGTACTAGCGGAGCCATGGCCAACGAGAACGCGTTGAAGATCGCATTTCATTCGCGGTTTCCTGCCACGCGGGTGATTTGTATGGACAATTGCTTTGCAGGCCGGAGCATGGCTCTGGCGCAGCTCACCGATCGCCCTGCCTATCGAATGGGGCTGCCTAAAACCCTCGATGTGGACTTCATCCCGATGTTCCATCCGTCCGATCCCGATGGCACGACGCGCGGGGCGATGGAAATGCTCCAGAAACATTTGGCTCGGCACCCCGGCGAGTACGCATGTATCTGGCTTGAGTTGGTCGCCGGTGAGGGGGGCTACTACCCAGGCACGAAAGAGTACTTCGAAGGCCTTTGCCGAGTGTGCCACGACAACAACGTTTTGGTCATCTTCGATGAGGTTCAGACGTTTACCCGATTGAGCCAACCTTTCGCGTTCCAGCACTTTGGACTCGATGCTTATGCCGATCTGGTCACCCTTGGAAAGATCACGCAGGTCTGCGCGACCTTGTACGGAGACCAACTCAAACCGAAGGGACCTATTCTGTCGCAGACGTTCACCGGCGCGACCGCATCCATTCGGGCAGGGCTCGCAGTGCTCGATATCCTGGAAGAAAAGGGTTGCTTCGGCGAAAAAGGTTGGAACATGGAACGCCACGTCTACTTTGCCAAGAAGCTACAGGCTTTGGCCGAACGAAATCCGGGCAAGCTCTCCGGGCCTTATGGTGAAGGGATGATGATTGCCTTCACGCCGGGCGATGGTTCGGCAGAAACCGCGAAGACGATGTTGCAGCGACTGTACGATTTAGGATTGATGGGATTCCTAGCGGGCAGCAACCCTAATAGAATCAGGTTCTTACCCCCTCCGGGAATCACCACCCACGAGCATATCGATATCGCTTGCGAGATCATCGAGCGCGCCCTCTCGGAAAGCAATTAA